Proteins co-encoded in one Chroicocephalus ridibundus chromosome 6, bChrRid1.1, whole genome shotgun sequence genomic window:
- the CLDN16 gene encoding claudin-16 isoform X2, protein MRFFLQYAGCFFAFFSTGFLIASTWTDCWMVNADDSLEVSTKCRGLWWECVTNVFDGIQTCDEYDSIFAEHPVKLVLTRAMMITADILAGFGFLFLVLGLDCVKFLPDEPLIKLRICLVSGVMLLIAGLPGITGSVWYAVDVYVERSSLVFHNVFLGIQYKFGWSCWLGMAGSLGCFLSGSLLTCCMYLFRETSSGRLHSAYSLRKGYSSAGTIVTNVHLPSSQTATAKMYAVDTRV, encoded by the exons ATGAGGTTTTTCCTCCAGTATGCGggctgtttttttgcttttttctctactGGGTTTTTGATAGCATCTACCTGGACGGACTGCTGGATGGTGAACGCTGATGATTCCCTGGAG GTAAGTACAAAATGCCGTGGCCTGTGGTGGGAATGTGTCACAAACGTTTTTGACGGGATCCAAACTTGTGATGAGTACGACTCCATCTTCGCCGAGCACCCCG TGAAGCTGGTGCTGACCCGAGCCATGATGATCACAGCAGATATCCTGGCAGGATTTGGATTTCTCTTCCTCGTCCTGGGACTGGACTGCGTGAAATTCCTTCCCGACGAGCCGCTCATCAAGCTGCGCATCTGCCTGGTGTCTGGAGTTATGTTGCTCATTGCAG GTCTCCCAGGCATTACCGGCTCGGTGTGGTACGCCGTTGATGTCTACGTGGAGCGCTCCTCTCTGGTCTTCCACAACGTGTTTCTGGGCATCCAGTACAAGTTTGGCTGGTCGTGCTGGCTCGGCATGGCGGGGTCACTCGGCTGTTTCTTATCGGGGTCCCTGCTCACCTGCTGCATGTATCTGTTCAGAG AGACCAGCTCTGGAAGACTCCACTCTGCTTACTCCTTGAGGAAAGGCTATTCCTCAGCTGGGACAATCGTAACAAACGTGCATTTGCCATCCTCTCAAACAGCTACTGCCAAAATGTATGCAGTGGACACCAGAGTGTGA
- the CLDN16 gene encoding claudin-16 isoform X1 produces the protein MNLLRHPSKPGPFPLHETHSRGEFLLPLAAAGGSCTGINSAPCMSNSRNVLEVSTKCRGLWWECVTNVFDGIQTCDEYDSIFAEHPVKLVLTRAMMITADILAGFGFLFLVLGLDCVKFLPDEPLIKLRICLVSGVMLLIAGLPGITGSVWYAVDVYVERSSLVFHNVFLGIQYKFGWSCWLGMAGSLGCFLSGSLLTCCMYLFRETSSGRLHSAYSLRKGYSSAGTIVTNVHLPSSQTATAKMYAVDTRV, from the exons atgaatttgttgcGTCATCCAAGCAAGCCTGGTCCCTTTCCCCTGCATGAAACCCATTCCCGGGGAGAGTTTCTCCTTCCATTAGCTGCGGCGGGCGGCAGCTGCACCGGCATTAACTCCGCTCCTTGTATGAGCAATTCCAGGAATGTTTTAGAG GTAAGTACAAAATGCCGTGGCCTGTGGTGGGAATGTGTCACAAACGTTTTTGACGGGATCCAAACTTGTGATGAGTACGACTCCATCTTCGCCGAGCACCCCG TGAAGCTGGTGCTGACCCGAGCCATGATGATCACAGCAGATATCCTGGCAGGATTTGGATTTCTCTTCCTCGTCCTGGGACTGGACTGCGTGAAATTCCTTCCCGACGAGCCGCTCATCAAGCTGCGCATCTGCCTGGTGTCTGGAGTTATGTTGCTCATTGCAG GTCTCCCAGGCATTACCGGCTCGGTGTGGTACGCCGTTGATGTCTACGTGGAGCGCTCCTCTCTGGTCTTCCACAACGTGTTTCTGGGCATCCAGTACAAGTTTGGCTGGTCGTGCTGGCTCGGCATGGCGGGGTCACTCGGCTGTTTCTTATCGGGGTCCCTGCTCACCTGCTGCATGTATCTGTTCAGAG AGACCAGCTCTGGAAGACTCCACTCTGCTTACTCCTTGAGGAAAGGCTATTCCTCAGCTGGGACAATCGTAACAAACGTGCATTTGCCATCCTCTCAAACAGCTACTGCCAAAATGTATGCAGTGGACACCAGAGTGTGA